The proteins below come from a single Antennarius striatus isolate MH-2024 chromosome 18, ASM4005453v1, whole genome shotgun sequence genomic window:
- the rgs5b gene encoding regulator of G-protein signaling 5b, with amino-acid sequence MCRGLDSLPTTCLERAKELKALFGSLLQKSENSITSQSKKNEKLRLKIDEPLKWKESFDQLLTSQNGLCLFRAFLVSEFSEENIAFYLACEDYKTTKPSKLAAKAKKIYDKFIGSNAPHEVNLDHATKAITKENMENPTDSSFDLAQAKIYALMEKDCYPRFLKSSTYLEVSRQAKTG; translated from the exons ATGTGCCGAGGCCTGGACTCGCTGCCCACCACCTGCCTGGAGAG GGCGAAGGAGCTAAAAGCGTTGTTCGGGAGTTTGTTACAGAAGTCAGAAAACAGCATCACCAGCCAGTCGAAGAAAAACGAGAAACTGAG GTTGAAGATTGACGAGCCTTTAAAGTGGAAGGAGTCGTTCGACCAGCTGCTGACTAGTCAAA ACGGACTCTGCCTGTTCAGAGCGTTCCTGGTGTCCGAGTTCAGCGAGGAGAACATCGCCTTCTACTTGGCTTGTGAGGACTACAAGACAACCAAACCGTCCAAACTGGCCGCCAAAGCAAAGAAGATATACGACAAGTTCATCGGCTCCAATGCGCCACATGAG GTAAACCTGGACCACGCCACCAAGGCCATCACAAAGGAGAACATGGAGAACCCCACAGACTCCAGTTTCGACCTGGCCCAAGCCAAAATCTACGCCCTGATGGAGAAAGACTGCTACCCTCGCTTCCTGAAGTCCTCCACATACCTGGAGGTCAGCAGACAGGCCAAGACGGGCTAA